A window of the Diabrotica undecimpunctata isolate CICGRU chromosome 1, icDiaUnde3, whole genome shotgun sequence genome harbors these coding sequences:
- the LOC140437733 gene encoding uncharacterized protein — protein MKFLVLVVAVFAVCGAVEEKKEKRGLLGLGDPLLDGHGGLELAPAPILAKAPIYSSYSAPLISKSILPAPISYSAPLSYAASLSYSAPLSYSAPVISKSYAAPILSAPILKSAPLLSAPLYAKSYSAPLLSAPIAHSAPIYSAPAPILSKSISLAAPISYAAPLAHAPISYAAPISHAAPISYGAPLSYGSPLSYGAPLSYGHGLDLGYGKLYH, from the exons ATGAAATTCTTG GTACTTGTAGTAGCTGTTTTCGCAGTATGCGGTGCTGttgaagagaaaaaagaaaagagaggtCTCTTAGGCTTAGGCGATCCACTTTTGGACGGCCATGGAGGACTGGAATTGGCCCCAGCACCTATTTTGGCTAAAGCTCCAATCTACAGCAGCTACTCTGCACCTTTGATCTCCAAATCAATCCTTCCAGCTCCAATCTCTTACTCCGCTCCCCTCTCTTACGCTGCATCTCTCTCTTACTCTGCTCCCCTCTCCTACTCTGCTCCAGTCATCAGCAAATCCTACGCCGCTCCTATCCTCTCCGCTCCTATCTTGAAATCCGCTCCACTTTTATCCGCTCCCTTGTACGCTAAATCTTACTCAGCACCTTTGTTATCCGCTCCCATCGCTCATTCTGCTCCCATCTACTCAGCTCCCGCTCCAATTTTGAGCAAATCTATCTCCTTAGCGGCCCCTATCTCATACGCCGCTCCTCTTGCTCACGCTCCGATCTCATACGCAGCTCCTATCTCCCATGCTGCTCCCATCTCTTATGGAGCTCCTCTCTCATATGGATCTCCTCTCTCATATGGAGCTCCTCTCTCATATGGACACGGACTGGACTTAGGATATGGAAAACTCTACCATTAG